A window of the Ipomoea triloba cultivar NCNSP0323 chromosome 14, ASM357664v1 genome harbors these coding sequences:
- the LOC116004902 gene encoding peptidyl-prolyl cis-trans isomerase E: MNQAVQKNTLYVGGLAEEVNEAILHAAFIPFGDIKDVKTPLDQATQKHRSFGFVTFLEREDASAAMDNMDGAELYGRVLTVNYALPERIKGGEQGWAAQPIWADADTWFERQQQEEEMQRLQAEHRAAMQTAEELHRKKMAEEREGEKEDGGDIKDDPMAQAEAEVLRENESS; the protein is encoded by the exons atgAATCAGGCAGTGCAGAAGAACACCTTGTACGTAG GTGGATTGGCGGAGGAAGTGAACGAGGCGATCTTGCACGCAGCCTTCATACCGTTCGGAGACATCAAGGATGTGAAGACGCCGCTAGACCAGGCGACGCAGAAGCACCGCTCTTTCGGCTTCGTCACTTTTCTGGAGAGAGAAGATGCCTCCGCCGCCATGGACAATATGGACGGCGCCGAACTCTACGGCCGCGTCCTCACCGTTAATTACGCTCTCCCGGAGCGCATCAAGGGTGGAGAACAGGGTTGGGCTGCGCAACCTA TTTGGGCGGATGCGGATACATGGTTCGAAAGACAACAGCAAGAAGAGGAAATGCAGAGACTCCAAGCAGAGCATAGGGCTGCCATGCAGACTGCAGAGGAATTACATAGGAAAAAAATGGCAGAGGAGCGAGAAGGTGAGAAGGAAGATGGGGGGGATATCAAAGATGATCCAATGGCACAAGCTGAAGCTGAGGttttaagagaaaatgagagttcTTAG
- the LOC116003755 gene encoding cytochrome b5, whose amino-acid sequence MPTLTKLYSMAEASEHNTKEDCWVVIDGKVYDVSSYMDDHPGGDDVMLDVTGKDATDDFEDAGHSKSARELMEKFFIGEIDPSAPAIPKLETVSKQPSNTSQKVMDFAKHYWALPVAIVGVSVAAGFLFLRKK is encoded by the exons atgccaACTCTAACGAAGTTATATTCAATGGCGGAAGCTTCTGAGCACAATACTAAGGAAGATTGCTGGGTCGTTATTGACGGCAAG GTATATGATGTTTCATCATACATGGATGATCATCCGGGTGGAGATGATGTTATGCTAGATGTCACTg GAAAAGATGCAACAGATGACTTTGAAGATGCTGGGCATAGCAAAAGTGCAAGGGAACTCATGGAGAAATTCTTCATTGGAGAGATTGATCCGTCTGCCCCTGCCATCCCTAAACTCGAAACCGTCTCAAAGCAGCCCAGCAATACATCTCAGAAAGTCATGGATTTCGCCAAACATTATTGGGCTCTTCCGGTAGCCATTGTTGGCGTCTCTGTGGCTGCCGGTTTCTTGTTCTTGCGTAAGAAGTAA